In the genome of Pontibacter actiniarum, the window AGACATCATGAGAAGTAACACCTCGGTCTGGCAATACTGGGGTAATCTCATGTTCTCTATACCAGGCATATTTAGAAACAATTGCTTCCAACGATTTTACGACCCCTTCTGCTACCGAAGTAATATAATCAGGACAGCAATCTCCTATCATGTGTTCTAAAGGATAGCCCTTTGGGTGTTTAAGGTCAGTTAAATTTACCACCCGCCACCATTTTAAAGCTTTAACTACATTAATGTAATGGCTATTAGTATTCTTGTTTTTATTCCGGGTCCAGCGGATCTGCTCCAGCGGGTTAGTTTCAACCCAGCAACCTGCTTCTTGGTCAGGTATATAAAGTGACGCTGATTTCCATTCGGCTTCAGATCGAAAAGATTCCAACATCAGCGAAGTCCAATATTGTTGTTTTGCTGGTTCCGTCCAGTTTCTGACCAATTTCCAATTGCTACCCATATCTTCCAAAGCTAAGGTAGTAAGCACACTTTCAGACCGCAGCAAGGCTTGTTCTGCCTCTGATGGCGCAGACGTTACCACAATATCCAAGTCTACATAAGAAAGCTCAATTCCTATGGAACGGCCTTGAATTCGGTACTTCCCTTTATAGTGCTTTTCTACAAAGGGTATAAATAAATCAATCGCCTGTTGAGGAGTGGTTTTATTCTGGTCTAAGTTAGTTACTACGATAATATCAACATCCGCCCGCTTTCCATTTTTAGGTTTTATAGCTGTGGCCCGTTTATAACTACCCTGCAGAAAGGTGCTAACGATAATTTTAGACAAATCGGCATCATTAGCAAGCCGGTCACGCAAAGTGGTATGACCGGTTATTAAATCTTCTAATTGACTTTTTGTTAACCTGATATTAGATAAGAATGTGTTAAAGTATGATGTTGTTGACATAGTTTTAATTAGTTTAATTTTGGTGATGAGAATATTTTAACACATTCATTAGATTGCCTATAAACTGCGTGCGGAAGTTGGCGGCGGCAAACCGGTCCAGGCGGGCACTTGCCGGATTTATCATGCCTTTACCGAAATAGAAACAGTAATTGGGATGGGCGTCGATAAAGTCCTGTATCTGGTCCGTTGGCCAGTGGCCACCATCATTATTTATAACGAGAATATCGTCCGGATTGAAAACTGCCTGCTGGAGTTGGTCTAAATTGGTTAAGGCTGTAACCTGAAACCCATTCTTACTAAGCATCCGGTGGTGGTAATCATCACTCCCGTTCCGGTGCGAAAGAAGAATTATTTGATGACGTTGCTTTACTGATTTCTCGAAATCATATTCTTTCAGTAACCCTAAAAAGTCTTCCCGGCGGTCTGTTAAAATTTTAGTTATAATAGCATCCACCTGGCTATTAACCTTACTCGGAATAACCTTGAAATATAAAAAAGCTATGCCTATTATACTGGTAAAGCCCAGACCACCCAAAATCCAGGCCCAGAACTTAAATGGCTCGTACTCTTTCAGGCTAGCTTCTAAATCCTTGTTTTTTTCCTTTAAATCACCCTGCTCTTCTTCTAATTCGGTAATATCATCTTTCAGGCGTTGATTTTCCTGCTCGATACTGTTTATCCGCTCAATAACTTTTGTACTTGTCGCCGATGTGCGCTGAGCAGAAGCTGGTAAGCAAAATGATAGGAATATAAAAAGCAGGCAGGTAATGGCCTTATAAAAGACCTGACAGCCGGCATTTAATCTTATTGGTTTGGAATGGGAATAAGGATTAGTTCTTCCTGCTTCAATAACCAAGTTTTCTACTGGTAATGTTCTTGTCATAGTTTACTGTTTTTTAATATTTTATACTTTTCCCCTTAACCTTCTGCCCATTACTTCCCTCTGTATAATTTAAATTTGTAAATTTGGTAGAGATATGCCGAACCTGTTAGTGGGTATTCATAAGAGTATTAACCGGGTTCGTAGAAAACTCCCCCATGGGGTAAGAAAAATATTTTCCGGTTAATACAGTTATGGAATTAGGTAAGTACTATGAAGCAAACCAGAGAAGATTCAATGTTCTAACAGATAATGATTGGCGTGCCGCCATTAAAAAATGTAAAGAACATCTTAACTGGAAGCTGAAACAAAAAACATTATTCGGAGCCCATTCGCCTGCTAACTTAGGAGCCGACCCGAAGGAGTATTACTTGAGCTTAGCGCTTGAAAAAATATTAGCCGGGAGTTGGGAGTGGCAAACACAATTTTCTTTATCCCAACAGCTCATCCGCCTTATAGATAGTCTTATTTCGAAAGAGGTAGAGCGGGTAAAAACCCAAAAATCAGAGAACCTCAAAATTGAGTATCGGGATATTGAGGTTGAGTTTTATGATTTAGGGGACTGCCCTGACCAATCAGACCGGGAAGAAAAGCAGGAGTATGAACGACAAGTTCAAGTAATAGAGGATGCAGTACAGGGTGATCAGCAATTGCAAGATTTTTGGGAAGCTGTTCAGGCCGGTTACAAGCGAAGTGACATGGCTGAACATCTTGGAATCACTCCCAAGCAATTGGATAAAGTGAAAGAAAAATTATTGCGAAGGGTTAGTGCCTTACAACCCTCTAATAAATAACAGATATGGCAGCTACAAACCCAAAAGAATCATTAAAGAACTTATACGGCCTGATGATGGAAATCAATTATCATCAGGCAGAAGAAGAGACTCTAAATGAATTGCAAAATAATACGGATCCTTTTGTTGAAAAACATCTTAGGTTAGTAAAACAACTTTCAACCAAACTGCGGGCCGTAGCAAATAAAAGGAAATATACCGAGGCACTAGATCAAATAAAGTTACTCAAAGAAAAGGGGTTGGAAGAACTTAAAAAGTTACTTTCTTTTCATGATCAGTTAGAACTGCAACCTCTTTTTAGAAAGTTTGAGGGATTAACCCCAGAAGATGAAGCATC includes:
- a CDS encoding NARF domain-containing protein; this encodes MTRTLPVENLVIEAGRTNPYSHSKPIRLNAGCQVFYKAITCLLFIFLSFCLPASAQRTSATSTKVIERINSIEQENQRLKDDITELEEEQGDLKEKNKDLEASLKEYEPFKFWAWILGGLGFTSIIGIAFLYFKVIPSKVNSQVDAIITKILTDRREDFLGLLKEYDFEKSVKQRHQIILLSHRNGSDDYHHRMLSKNGFQVTALTNLDQLQQAVFNPDDILVINNDGGHWPTDQIQDFIDAHPNYCFYFGKGMINPASARLDRFAAANFRTQFIGNLMNVLKYSHHQN
- a CDS encoding SMODS domain-containing nucleotidyltransferase; this translates as MSTTSYFNTFLSNIRLTKSQLEDLITGHTTLRDRLANDADLSKIIVSTFLQGSYKRATAIKPKNGKRADVDIIVVTNLDQNKTTPQQAIDLFIPFVEKHYKGKYRIQGRSIGIELSYVDLDIVVTSAPSEAEQALLRSESVLTTLALEDMGSNWKLVRNWTEPAKQQYWTSLMLESFRSEAEWKSASLYIPDQEAGCWVETNPLEQIRWTRNKNKNTNSHYINVVKALKWWRVVNLTDLKHPKGYPLEHMIGDCCPDYITSVAEGVVKSLEAIVSKYAWYREHEITPVLPDRGVTSHDVWKRISKEDFVAFYDYVKGAAITARKAFDAELLSDQLKEWRNLFGSEFPVMSEEEARSERLDHKAKLLESGAATIGSSINIIRSTAGVSVPRERNHYDPTNL